A window from Planococcus maritimus encodes these proteins:
- a CDS encoding MEDS domain-containing protein: protein MNQKMSDFTETLRQTDYAHILYLTEQTDVYIENAVSYILDGVRNGDRVLFVENQRLYPQIHQKLQNLLTSEELKLVHYVNNFDFYWRKGNFHPEAILEYFESVVGSFTADGRECRTWGHIEWGSQEDIDQKIIEYEIEVDRSVPQRKVISVCAYDAVRVSASLGERLMHCHGYLMKDHSISALSFYDKKARN, encoded by the coding sequence ATGAACCAAAAAATGAGCGATTTCACCGAGACCTTGCGTCAGACCGATTATGCGCATATTCTATACTTGACTGAACAAACAGATGTATATATAGAAAATGCTGTCTCCTATATCCTCGACGGTGTTCGTAACGGCGATCGTGTTTTATTCGTCGAAAACCAAAGACTTTATCCTCAAATTCACCAAAAACTCCAAAACTTGCTGACATCAGAAGAGTTGAAGTTGGTCCATTACGTCAATAACTTCGATTTTTATTGGCGCAAAGGAAATTTTCATCCTGAAGCCATTTTGGAATACTTCGAGAGCGTAGTGGGATCTTTTACCGCAGATGGACGTGAGTGCCGGACGTGGGGCCATATCGAATGGGGCAGCCAGGAAGATATTGACCAAAAAATCATCGAGTACGAAATCGAAGTCGACCGCTCCGTTCCACAGCGCAAAGTAATTTCCGTTTGCGCATATGATGCGGTCCGCGTCTCGGCTAGCTTAGGTGAACGGCTGATGCATTGCCACGGCTATTTGATGAAAGACCATAGCATTTCTGCATTATCTTTTTACGATAAGAAAGCCCGGAATTAA
- a CDS encoding SDR family NAD(P)-dependent oxidoreductase, with protein sequence MGIFDKQALAKKHVLVTGATGGIGWDTAKTIAEMGAKLTITGRDLEKLKKLESELVTLMDPDWLYLHVADLTNAQERQQLVESAEAHFGVIDGLVNSAGAAGGKHMEELDQELLERLMSINYTSTVLLTQLVYRRMIELGRGDIVNLASLSGLRGTAGNTAYAASKFAVVGWTQSMALEAIEYGVRVNAVCPGYVDTEMARGSIRRKAERQGISIEQAMDEAQSGIPSNRLSTPQEVAQTIAFLLTDAAPNIVGESVKISGGSVMR encoded by the coding sequence ATGGGTATTTTTGACAAACAAGCCTTAGCCAAAAAGCATGTATTGGTTACCGGTGCGACTGGCGGCATCGGGTGGGATACAGCGAAAACGATAGCGGAAATGGGCGCGAAATTAACGATCACAGGACGGGACTTAGAGAAGTTAAAAAAACTAGAAAGTGAATTGGTGACCTTGATGGATCCAGACTGGCTGTATCTCCATGTAGCAGATTTAACCAATGCTCAAGAGCGACAGCAGCTTGTCGAAAGCGCTGAAGCGCACTTCGGAGTGATTGACGGCTTGGTTAATTCCGCAGGAGCAGCTGGAGGTAAGCATATGGAAGAGCTGGATCAGGAATTATTGGAACGATTGATGAGTATCAATTACACTTCGACAGTCTTGCTGACGCAGTTGGTGTACCGGCGCATGATAGAGCTCGGCAGGGGCGATATCGTCAACCTGGCTTCGCTATCCGGCCTTCGCGGCACGGCCGGCAACACTGCTTATGCAGCGAGTAAATTTGCGGTAGTCGGCTGGACCCAGTCCATGGCATTGGAAGCAATCGAATACGGCGTTCGTGTCAATGCGGTATGCCCGGGCTATGTCGATACGGAAATGGCGAGAGGCAGCATCCGAAGGAAAGCGGAACGACAAGGAATCTCCATCGAGCAGGCGATGGACGAAGCGCAGTCGGGGATTCCATCGAACCGGCTATCGACTCCTCAAGAAGTCGCCCAGACGATTGCGTTTCTGCTAACCGATGCGGCTCCGAATATCGTCGGTGAATCGGTGAAAATCTCAGGCGGCAGCGTCATGAGATGA
- a CDS encoding LTA synthase family protein has protein sequence MKTIDYWVYLAFSAIKLFLFSLYTDTPFSFGFFLISLSSALLLSSWTLLIRARKRRWILLSLLALHSTLLISDVWYYRYFGDLLSVQLIPSMTQMNDVGGGFLSLIRWTDFLFFADFLLFLLFIFALKKSRTPAQKTNGKLAAVIATVGLLLFSAPLFMSIAKGERWLTGDATSNMREYYELGFWGYHGYDFGKGVVSIFRDPIPSEQDKVLLQKAAADISTVNKGEQPNIILVQLESLQTSVIGQKIGGEEVTPYLNTLKEEMLYFPSFHHQTHEGRTSDAEFVINSSLHPLRTGSVYTRFPDNTFAPLPEALKNGGYDTAAMHAYEASFWNRNTVYEHIGFSHFFSKKDYPDTEKIGMAINDEDFFTTSIEHMEKLKEPYFSFMVALSSHIPFEIPEDKKQLALPGYENELVRNYYHTVHYVDGAVEVLVEELKQRDMWDDSIVIFYGDHDSGLTEAGREMANKLDANGVTEQFELARQVPLWIKPPELTQGETVETVGGQIDVAPTIFELAGIDPGFMLGTSLLSDTERMVVFRDGSFRKGDVYFQPDLTTTPGTGECYSIESGEQIDGSACEPYIDEALDQLRVSDTVIEDNALEYIK, from the coding sequence ATGAAAACAATCGATTACTGGGTCTATTTGGCCTTTTCCGCAATTAAACTATTTCTTTTTAGCTTATACACCGATACACCGTTCAGCTTCGGCTTTTTCCTGATCAGCTTATCCAGCGCGCTGCTTCTATCAAGCTGGACCTTGCTCATCCGTGCCCGCAAGCGGCGATGGATTTTATTGTCGCTGTTGGCGCTGCATAGCACCTTATTGATCTCTGACGTTTGGTATTACCGTTATTTCGGCGACCTGCTGTCGGTGCAATTGATTCCTTCAATGACGCAAATGAATGATGTGGGGGGCGGCTTTTTGAGTTTGATCCGCTGGACGGACTTTCTGTTCTTCGCTGATTTCCTATTATTCCTGCTATTCATTTTTGCACTGAAAAAGAGCCGGACACCGGCACAGAAAACGAACGGCAAGCTTGCCGCCGTTATTGCCACAGTTGGATTATTGTTATTTTCAGCACCGCTTTTTATGAGCATTGCAAAAGGCGAACGCTGGCTCACTGGAGATGCGACCAGCAATATGCGTGAATACTATGAGCTCGGCTTTTGGGGCTACCACGGATATGATTTTGGCAAAGGCGTCGTTTCGATATTCCGTGATCCCATACCTTCTGAACAAGATAAAGTCCTGCTCCAGAAAGCTGCGGCCGACATCAGCACGGTCAATAAAGGCGAGCAGCCAAACATTATCCTCGTGCAATTGGAATCGCTGCAAACTTCTGTCATCGGGCAAAAAATCGGCGGCGAGGAGGTCACGCCCTACTTAAACACCTTGAAAGAAGAAATGCTTTACTTCCCTTCTTTCCATCACCAGACCCATGAAGGGCGTACATCGGATGCTGAGTTTGTCATCAACTCCTCACTCCACCCGCTGCGCACAGGTTCTGTCTATACCCGATTCCCTGACAATACCTTCGCCCCGCTGCCAGAAGCCCTAAAAAATGGCGGTTATGATACCGCTGCAATGCATGCATATGAAGCCAGCTTCTGGAACCGCAATACCGTCTATGAACATATTGGATTTTCTCATTTCTTCAGCAAAAAAGATTATCCTGATACAGAAAAAATTGGCATGGCAATCAATGATGAAGATTTTTTCACCACCTCGATCGAGCATATGGAAAAACTCAAAGAACCGTATTTTTCGTTCATGGTCGCTTTGAGCAGCCATATTCCATTTGAGATTCCCGAAGATAAAAAACAACTGGCTTTGCCTGGCTATGAAAACGAATTGGTCCGGAACTATTACCACACCGTCCATTATGTCGATGGCGCCGTTGAAGTACTCGTCGAGGAACTAAAACAACGGGATATGTGGGACGATTCGATCGTCATTTTCTACGGAGACCATGATAGCGGCTTGACCGAGGCAGGCCGTGAGATGGCGAATAAGCTCGATGCCAATGGAGTGACAGAGCAATTTGAATTGGCACGCCAAGTTCCGCTATGGATCAAGCCGCCTGAACTCACGCAAGGTGAAACGGTCGAAACGGTCGGCGGACAGATCGACGTGGCACCGACGATTTTTGAACTTGCAGGCATCGACCCAGGCTTCATGCTCGGCACTTCGCTGTTATCAGACACAGAAAGAATGGTCGTCTTCCGAGATGGCTCTTTCCGAAAAGGCGATGTGTACTTCCAGCCTGATTTAACGACCACCCCAGGTACCGGTGAATGCTACTCGATTGAAAGCGGCGAACAAATTGATGGTTCCGCTTGTGAGCCATATATCGACGAAGCGCTCGATCAATTGCGTGTATCTGACACTGTGATTGAAGACAATGCACTGGAATATATCAAATAA
- a CDS encoding Glu/Leu/Phe/Val family dehydrogenase: protein MPVKEVKNGVELSNPLEIVQRMLEVATQDLELPQGVYEILKKPKRILEVSIPVRMDDGTYREFEGYRSQHLDVLGPTKGGVRFHPGVTEDEVAALSIWMSMKAAILGIPYGGGKGGIVVNPKELSERELEELSRGFIRELEPIMGPEKDIPAPDVNTTPQIMGWMIDEFSRLKGKNVPGTITGKPLILGGSEGRIEATGRGVVFTIEDAAQKLGLELNGMTAVVQGFGNVGSITAKLLHKRGVKVLGIVDAGGGIYHQDGLPIDELIDYAQKTGTVSGFNGYESLSNEELFAADVDIVVPAALENQITSVTGPTIRAKIVAEAANGPTTPDGNAAMEKNGVTVIPDILCNAGGVTVSYFEWVQNTTHLRWTEQEVNERLHTEMTEAFDDVYEMKEQKGSTMREAAYLVAVERIAQAMEARGWI, encoded by the coding sequence ATGCCGGTTAAAGAAGTAAAAAACGGCGTCGAGCTGTCAAATCCGCTTGAAATCGTCCAGCGCATGCTTGAAGTAGCGACACAAGATCTTGAACTGCCGCAAGGAGTATACGAGATCCTCAAAAAGCCGAAGCGCATTTTAGAAGTCTCGATTCCGGTGCGTATGGACGACGGCACGTACCGTGAATTCGAAGGTTATCGCTCCCAGCATCTAGACGTGCTCGGACCGACAAAAGGCGGCGTCCGCTTTCACCCAGGCGTAACCGAAGATGAGGTCGCGGCATTGTCGATTTGGATGTCGATGAAAGCAGCCATTCTCGGAATTCCATATGGTGGCGGTAAAGGTGGCATTGTCGTCAATCCGAAAGAATTGTCCGAACGGGAACTCGAAGAATTATCCCGTGGCTTTATCCGGGAACTGGAACCAATCATGGGGCCCGAAAAAGATATCCCAGCTCCAGACGTTAACACGACGCCGCAAATCATGGGATGGATGATCGATGAATTCTCCCGCTTGAAAGGGAAAAACGTTCCCGGTACGATCACCGGTAAGCCGTTAATCCTTGGAGGCTCAGAAGGCCGAATCGAAGCGACAGGCCGTGGCGTTGTTTTCACCATTGAAGATGCCGCCCAAAAGTTGGGACTCGAGCTGAATGGCATGACCGCTGTCGTGCAAGGTTTTGGCAATGTCGGGTCTATCACCGCTAAACTATTGCACAAACGAGGCGTAAAAGTGCTCGGAATCGTGGATGCAGGAGGCGGTATTTACCATCAAGACGGCTTGCCAATTGATGAATTGATCGACTATGCCCAAAAGACCGGAACAGTTTCCGGATTCAATGGCTATGAGTCTCTCAGCAACGAAGAATTGTTTGCAGCTGATGTGGATATCGTGGTCCCTGCTGCGCTTGAGAACCAAATCACTTCAGTTACTGGCCCTACTATTCGCGCCAAGATTGTAGCAGAAGCAGCGAATGGGCCGACGACACCAGACGGCAACGCTGCGATGGAAAAGAACGGTGTCACAGTCATCCCGGATATTTTATGTAATGCCGGCGGCGTCACGGTGTCCTATTTTGAATGGGTGCAAAACACTACTCACTTGCGCTGGACTGAACAGGAAGTGAATGAACGGCTCCACACCGAAATGACGGAAGCTTTCGATGATGTCTATGAAATGAAAGAACAAAAAGGCAGCACGATGCGCGAAGCGGCGTATTTGGTCGCAGTCGAACGGATTGCACAAGCGATGGAAGCGCGCGGCTGGATTTAA
- a CDS encoding GNAT family N-acetyltransferase yields the protein MNETIRQLTSDDLQALQDMDTGIDDDYVIRVFDRISTGANRLFGLFYDGQLASIGGYTVFAGSYAMLGRMRSDMRFRGLNLSSRLMAHVRDAALTHPGIRFVGANTQESNLPAQRVLEKIGLSRQAELFSAIAPNVEMLESGAAPWRKIDNDDEKMRWLESVYIHSERVFPFECYYPFPARPELFSGQPLTEWEFYENPSRDRVVITKHDVKKYDYLHTLYPYEDFFDQPGLWETLRTPLENIRLHSEEGAFVWMDLTRTQVDLLPEGHPFDLPSPWFLYGTDI from the coding sequence ATGAACGAAACGATTCGTCAATTGACAAGCGATGACCTGCAAGCTTTACAGGATATGGACACCGGCATCGACGATGATTACGTGATTCGGGTATTCGACCGGATTTCCACAGGGGCCAACCGCTTGTTTGGCTTGTTCTACGACGGCCAGCTTGCGAGTATCGGCGGTTATACTGTTTTTGCCGGTAGCTACGCCATGCTCGGGCGGATGCGAAGCGATATGCGCTTTCGAGGCCTCAATTTATCTTCCCGATTGATGGCTCATGTTCGCGACGCAGCTCTTACGCACCCGGGCATCCGATTTGTCGGTGCGAATACACAAGAATCTAACCTCCCTGCTCAACGTGTCCTGGAAAAAATTGGCCTGTCCCGTCAAGCTGAACTGTTTTCCGCCATTGCTCCGAATGTCGAAATGCTTGAAAGCGGCGCAGCGCCTTGGCGAAAAATTGACAACGACGATGAGAAAATGCGTTGGCTCGAATCGGTGTACATCCATTCTGAAAGAGTCTTTCCTTTCGAATGTTATTATCCATTTCCCGCAAGGCCAGAACTATTTTCCGGACAGCCTTTAACAGAGTGGGAATTCTATGAAAACCCCTCACGCGACCGGGTCGTCATTACCAAGCACGATGTGAAAAAATACGATTACCTTCATACCCTCTACCCTTATGAAGATTTTTTCGACCAGCCAGGTTTGTGGGAAACTCTCCGCACTCCACTTGAGAACATCCGTCTACATTCCGAGGAAGGTGCGTTTGTCTGGATGGACTTGACTCGCACACAAGTAGATCTATTGCCAGAAGGACATCCATTCGACTTGCCATCGCCTTGGTTTTTATACGGCACGGATATTTAA
- a CDS encoding VOC family protein, with the protein MAIHPQIIFNGNCKQVLSYYEGVFGVSDVSVIHYGDNPGSKLDEDLKELILEAAIPLYGNYLLLSDAMPGKPATFGSNFHVSIQSEDLGEMKADFNKLAESGKVIFEFEESYWSEAYGVVQDKFGVQWQFDYRK; encoded by the coding sequence GTGGCGATTCATCCACAGATTATTTTTAACGGAAACTGTAAACAAGTGCTGTCTTATTACGAAGGCGTGTTTGGCGTTTCCGATGTTTCCGTTATTCATTACGGCGACAACCCGGGGTCGAAACTAGACGAAGACCTGAAGGAATTGATTTTAGAAGCAGCGATTCCGCTCTATGGAAACTATTTGCTGCTATCGGATGCCATGCCTGGAAAGCCAGCGACATTCGGCAGCAATTTTCATGTATCGATCCAGTCGGAAGATCTCGGGGAAATGAAGGCCGATTTCAATAAGTTAGCGGAAAGCGGCAAAGTGATTTTTGAGTTTGAAGAAAGCTATTGGAGCGAAGCTTATGGTGTGGTTCAAGATAAGTTTGGCGTGCAATGGCAATTCGATTATCGAAAATGA
- a CDS encoding PPK2 family polyphosphate kinase, producing the protein MDTRRYKVELGKKVDLADWPTHEKSGVELGQVNEQLKETIEELKKWHTRLHAEEEKGIVVVLQAMDAAGKDEAITYLFSHLTAQGLRVTTLGKPTEEELKHDYLWRLNKALPERGQIGILNRSHYEEVIAARVHNLLEEEPLPDQLIDGEVWNRRYRQINDFERYMCENGFPFVKFFFNISKEEQTTRLLERMKNPEMNWEFSFSDVEEREHWEEYQDIFGDMLTHTSTDHAPWYILPADDEMYSRLIIARVMVEMLKDINPELPEISGGQKEKLQYYIDKLEQEAK; encoded by the coding sequence ATGGATACACGGCGCTATAAAGTGGAGCTGGGAAAGAAAGTGGATTTGGCTGACTGGCCAACGCATGAAAAGAGCGGGGTGGAACTCGGTCAAGTCAACGAACAATTGAAAGAAACAATCGAAGAACTGAAAAAATGGCACACACGGCTTCATGCTGAAGAAGAAAAAGGCATCGTGGTGGTTCTTCAGGCAATGGACGCGGCTGGAAAAGACGAAGCCATCACATATTTGTTCTCACACTTGACGGCCCAGGGCTTGAGAGTGACGACACTCGGAAAACCGACGGAAGAAGAATTGAAGCATGATTATTTGTGGCGCTTGAACAAAGCTTTGCCGGAGCGGGGACAAATCGGCATTTTGAATCGTTCTCATTACGAGGAAGTGATTGCGGCGCGCGTTCATAACCTGCTTGAAGAAGAGCCGCTGCCAGACCAGTTGATAGACGGAGAAGTATGGAATCGGCGCTACAGACAGATCAACGATTTTGAACGTTATATGTGCGAAAATGGTTTCCCGTTCGTGAAATTTTTCTTTAATATATCGAAAGAAGAACAAACGACGCGTCTGCTTGAACGCATGAAAAATCCCGAAATGAACTGGGAGTTTTCTTTCAGCGATGTAGAAGAGCGAGAGCATTGGGAGGAATACCAGGATATTTTTGGGGACATGCTGACGCATACATCGACAGACCACGCCCCGTGGTACATATTGCCGGCGGATGACGAAATGTATTCCCGTTTGATCATTGCCCGTGTGATGGTGGAAATGCTGAAAGACATTAACCCGGAGTTGCCTGAGATCAGCGGCGGGCAAAAAGAAAAGCTTCAGTATTATATCGATAAATTGGAACAGGAAGCAAAATAA
- a CDS encoding EAL domain-containing protein, translated as MDPLDIIDNMDNIMPVFQPIVSAVKHDVIGYELLGRFVEQNGTKSLGNFFNDPDVPDEFKTDVDQKLLEMALDQMLLENNDCLLFINRNARQLMAGDGEDFLKTLLKYQKRGFPLQRIVLEITEHDFNDDFDTLNHLLLYFKTYGIQIAVDHVGAKSSNIDRIRQLRPHILKIDMSISRHHQPDAFQDIIHSLSMLAHRIGARLLYEYIEDNHQLYFAWKHGGHYYQGYYLAHPNPALLTTDSLSIHVGEKVKEFVHREKTMVSERLAYTARSEEKLKRLMGKWQTPDLADQFIQEVQPFFEAESFRIYICNSNGEQISSNFRKTAGFWHGEPQHSGSHWAFRPYFLENMMLMKASHKGRLSDIYADIETGEMIRTFSYPLSDECFLFIDLSYDFLSENDYLLFQ; from the coding sequence ATGGATCCGTTAGACATCATCGACAATATGGACAACATCATGCCAGTGTTTCAGCCGATCGTCAGCGCCGTCAAGCATGACGTCATCGGTTATGAACTGCTCGGCCGCTTCGTAGAACAGAACGGAACCAAGTCACTCGGCAATTTCTTCAACGACCCGGATGTTCCGGACGAGTTCAAAACAGACGTTGACCAAAAGCTGCTGGAAATGGCGCTGGATCAAATGCTGTTGGAAAACAACGACTGCTTATTGTTTATCAACCGCAACGCCCGCCAGCTGATGGCAGGCGATGGCGAAGATTTCCTCAAGACCTTGCTCAAGTACCAGAAACGCGGATTCCCGCTCCAACGCATTGTCCTTGAAATTACCGAACACGATTTCAATGACGATTTCGATACACTCAATCATCTGCTATTGTATTTCAAGACATACGGCATCCAAATAGCTGTCGATCACGTCGGAGCAAAAAGTTCGAACATCGACCGCATCCGCCAGTTGCGGCCGCATATCCTGAAGATCGATATGAGCATTAGCCGCCACCATCAACCTGACGCTTTTCAGGACATCATCCATTCATTATCGATGCTTGCCCACCGCATTGGTGCACGTTTGCTGTACGAATACATAGAAGACAACCATCAATTGTATTTTGCCTGGAAACACGGCGGCCATTATTACCAAGGTTATTATTTGGCGCATCCAAACCCTGCCTTGCTGACGACGGATTCTTTATCCATCCACGTAGGCGAAAAAGTAAAAGAATTTGTCCACCGCGAAAAAACGATGGTCAGCGAACGATTGGCCTATACCGCTCGTTCCGAAGAAAAACTCAAACGCTTGATGGGCAAATGGCAAACCCCTGATTTGGCCGACCAGTTCATTCAGGAAGTGCAACCCTTTTTTGAAGCGGAAAGTTTCCGCATCTATATCTGCAACAGCAACGGAGAACAAATCTCTTCCAACTTTCGGAAGACCGCTGGCTTTTGGCATGGCGAACCTCAACACAGCGGTTCACATTGGGCTTTCCGCCCGTATTTTTTAGAAAACATGATGCTTATGAAAGCGAGTCACAAGGGCCGATTATCGGACATCTACGCCGATATCGAGACTGGGGAGATGATTCGCACCTTCAGCTATCCGCTATCGGACGAATGCTTCCTATTTATTGATCTAAGTTACGACTTCCTCTCCGAAAACGACTATTTACTGTTTCAATAA
- a CDS encoding CapA family protein codes for MAISKKWCMTCLAAIGILSTSELPVAAEPAPTEFTERSIPLAVTPERLARKNRVSLSAIGDVLIHELVYEDAKTGAAYNFDSMFEPIQPFLETADVTIANSESIVGGSDIGVSTYPSFNSPFELGDAMKATGIDAVSMANNHTLDRGVKAIENAVTYWGNIGVVSSGAYLSAQQRADIPVLERNGITLSFLSYTYGTNGIPTPASQPYLVNRIDRELIREDLAAARKKSDVTVLSLHFGNEYEPMPTQEQLDLARFAADNGADIILGHHPHVLQPPAWIDTADGRRSFVFYSLGNFLSGQKGVERRIGGIAHLEIEKRVSVDGSSISLTNPAFTPTFVQHQGYEDYEVLLLKDISGEWNDNTKAHLATWIPELEFRE; via the coding sequence ATGGCGATTTCTAAAAAATGGTGCATGACATGCTTGGCAGCAATTGGGATCTTATCCACTAGCGAATTGCCCGTTGCAGCTGAACCGGCCCCCACTGAATTTACAGAACGCTCTATACCGCTTGCCGTAACGCCGGAGCGATTGGCGAGAAAGAACCGTGTGAGTTTATCCGCCATTGGCGATGTACTCATTCACGAGCTTGTTTATGAAGACGCCAAAACCGGTGCTGCATACAATTTTGACTCGATGTTCGAACCCATCCAACCCTTTCTTGAAACGGCGGATGTTACCATCGCCAATTCCGAAAGCATCGTTGGCGGCAGTGACATCGGGGTTTCGACTTATCCGTCGTTTAATAGCCCATTCGAGCTCGGCGATGCCATGAAAGCGACTGGAATCGACGCTGTCTCCATGGCAAATAACCATACTTTGGACCGCGGCGTGAAGGCCATCGAAAACGCCGTTACTTATTGGGGGAACATTGGGGTGGTATCTTCCGGCGCTTATCTGTCTGCACAACAACGTGCGGACATTCCAGTGCTCGAACGCAACGGCATTACCTTATCTTTCTTGTCTTATACGTATGGAACAAACGGCATCCCGACGCCCGCCAGCCAGCCTTATTTGGTCAATCGCATCGACAGAGAGTTGATCCGAGAAGATTTGGCAGCTGCCCGGAAGAAATCCGACGTCACGGTGCTGAGCCTCCATTTTGGAAATGAATATGAACCGATGCCTACGCAAGAACAGCTGGATCTTGCCCGCTTTGCAGCTGACAATGGCGCAGACATTATTTTAGGGCATCATCCACATGTCTTGCAGCCCCCAGCTTGGATTGATACTGCCGATGGGCGACGCAGTTTTGTCTTTTACTCACTCGGCAATTTTCTGTCTGGACAAAAAGGCGTCGAACGGCGGATTGGCGGCATCGCTCACCTGGAAATCGAGAAACGTGTATCGGTGGATGGCTCAAGCATCTCCCTTACAAACCCAGCCTTCACCCCAACCTTCGTACAGCATCAAGGTTATGAAGACTATGAAGTTTTATTATTGAAAGACATCAGCGGTGAATGGAATGACAATACAAAAGCTCATCTGGCCACTTGGATACCAGAACTCGAATTCCGCGAGTAA
- a CDS encoding YidH family protein: MSRQSYKKEKNQLTYTQQHLANERTYLAWIRTAISIVGVGFLATSLHFTMGVVRNPFVDLFTIILGIFACVFGLVIIFTATRTYREKRQQIIQETFYSSNLRISMISTMLSIMIIMVIIYFFIIM, encoded by the coding sequence TTGTCAAGGCAATCTTATAAAAAAGAAAAAAACCAACTGACTTATACCCAGCAGCACCTCGCCAATGAACGAACTTATCTAGCCTGGATCCGTACCGCGATTTCTATCGTCGGCGTCGGGTTTCTCGCCACCAGCCTGCATTTTACAATGGGCGTCGTCCGCAATCCGTTCGTCGATTTGTTTACGATTATCCTGGGTATTTTTGCTTGTGTGTTTGGCCTGGTCATCATTTTCACAGCTACCCGAACCTATCGCGAAAAGCGCCAACAGATCATTCAGGAGACATTTTACTCCTCAAACTTGCGTATCAGCATGATTTCCACGATGCTGTCTATTATGATCATTATGGTTATCATCTATTTCTTTATTATTATGTAA